In Rahnella aceris, the following proteins share a genomic window:
- the yihA gene encoding ribosome biogenesis GTP-binding protein YihA/YsxC: MTSQTYNYHMTHFVMSAPDIRHLPSDAGIEVAFAGRSNAGKSSALNTLTQQKSLARTSKTPGRTQLINLFEVKPGIRLVDLPGYGYAEVPEEMKRKWQRALGEYLQMRNSLKGLVVLMDIRHPLKDLDQQMIQWAVDVGTPVMLLLTKADKLASGARQAQIKMVREAVKEFMGDIQVEAFSSPKKMGVDKLSDKLNTWFSEIPPEVQEEELSNEGE; encoded by the coding sequence TTGACCAGCCAAACTTACAACTATCATATGACCCATTTCGTCATGAGCGCCCCGGATATCCGGCATTTGCCATCTGACGCAGGCATTGAAGTCGCATTTGCTGGTCGTTCAAACGCCGGCAAATCCAGTGCGCTGAATACCCTGACACAGCAGAAAAGCCTCGCGCGTACCAGTAAAACGCCTGGCCGTACTCAGCTCATCAACCTGTTCGAAGTGAAGCCGGGCATCCGCCTGGTCGACTTGCCGGGTTATGGCTACGCGGAAGTACCGGAAGAAATGAAGCGCAAATGGCAGCGCGCGCTGGGCGAATATCTGCAAATGCGTAACTCCCTCAAAGGTCTGGTTGTGTTGATGGATATCCGCCATCCGCTTAAAGATCTCGATCAACAAATGATTCAGTGGGCAGTTGATGTGGGTACGCCGGTCATGTTGCTGCTGACTAAAGCCGACAAACTGGCTTCAGGCGCACGTCAGGCGCAGATAAAAATGGTCCGTGAAGCGGTGAAAGAATTCATGGGTGATATTCAGGTAGAAGCATTTTCCTCACCGAAGAAAATGGGCGTGGATAAACTGAGTGACAAACTGAACACCTGGTTCAGCGAAATCCCGCCGGAAGTGCAGGAAGAAGAGCTTTCTAACGAAGGCGAATAG
- the yihI gene encoding Der GTPase-activating protein YihI — protein sequence MKQPAKAPRANTATAKTKKKSRVELDIEARERKRDNKRRGHKAGSRANPDAAQNQSGAGTKKADPRIGSKKAVPLIVETVTNNAAKAKKAAQPKQDAKPKMTPEEELTLLENDERLDSLLDLIDDGKALSAEDQAYVDQTLDRIDVLMEILGIELGEDEDDEEEVKNEDMMQLLKRGNPKEGF from the coding sequence ATGAAACAGCCAGCGAAAGCACCGCGCGCCAATACCGCGACAGCTAAAACGAAGAAGAAAAGTCGTGTCGAGCTTGATATCGAAGCGCGCGAACGCAAGCGTGACAACAAGCGCCGTGGCCATAAAGCAGGCTCACGCGCCAATCCGGATGCGGCTCAGAACCAAAGCGGCGCGGGCACGAAAAAAGCCGATCCGCGTATCGGTAGCAAAAAAGCCGTGCCTTTGATCGTTGAGACCGTTACGAACAATGCAGCGAAAGCTAAAAAAGCCGCACAGCCGAAGCAAGATGCAAAACCTAAGATGACACCGGAAGAAGAACTGACGTTACTCGAAAATGATGAGCGTCTGGATTCTTTGCTGGATCTCATCGACGATGGCAAAGCATTAAGCGCAGAAGATCAGGCTTATGTTGATCAGACACTTGATCGCATCGACGTTCTGATGGAAATCCTCGGCATCGAACTCGGCGAAGATGAAGATGACGAAGAAGAAGTGAAAAACGAAGACATGATGCAGTTGCTCAAGCGCGGAAATCCAAAAGAGGGTTTCTAA
- the polA gene encoding DNA polymerase I, with protein MAQIAENPLILVDGSSYLYRAYHAFPPLTNSAGEPTGAMYGVLNMLRSLLLQYTPSHVAVVFDAKGKTFRDELFEQYKSHRPPMPDDLRSQIEPLHQMVKAMGLPLLVVSGVEADDVIGTLALEAELAGHAVLISTGDKDMAQLVTPGVTLINTMNNAILGPDEVVEKYGVPPSLIIDFLALMGDSSDNIPGVPGVGEKTAQALLQGIGGLDALYADLDKVSTLSFRGAKTMAAKLADNKDVAYLSYQLATIKTDVKLDLTCAELTVSEPDADELHKLFGRYEFKRWLADVESGTWLSGKKSAGKAPAAAKKSAQAEDTTSAAVIEPNQLSQDGYVTILDQATLDEWIGYLKGSEVFAFDTETDGLDTLTANLIGLSFATEAGKAAYLPVAHDYLDAPVQLDRDEVLKQLKPILEDEKQLKVGQNLKFDRGVLLRYDIELKGIAFDTMLESYVLDSVSGRHDMDSLADRYLGHKTVSFEEIAGKGKNQLTFNQIALEQAAPYAAEDADVTLQLHQALWPRIAESESLKTVFTDIEMPLVPVLSHIERTGVLIDQNILAAHSKELAIRLNELENKAHELAEEPFNLSSTKQLQAILYEKQKLPILKKTPGGAPSTNEEVLAELALDYPLPKVILEYRGLAKLKSTYTDKLPLMINPQSGRVHTSYHQAVTATGRLSSSDPNLQNIPVRNDEGRRIRQAFIAPKDYIILAADYSQIELRIMAHLSKDEGLLKAFAEGKDIHRATAAEVFGTPLEKVSGEQRRSAKAINFGLIYGMSAFGLSRQLNIPRKESQRYMDLYFERYPGVLEYMERTRTQASEQGYVETLDGRRLYLPDIKSSNAMRRKGAERAAINAPMQGTAADIIKRAMISVADWLKQPDAPRARIIMQVHDELVFEVHKDDVEVASEKIRNLMEASMTLAVPLKVDVGTGENWDQAH; from the coding sequence ATGGCCCAGATAGCAGAAAACCCCTTAATCCTGGTAGACGGTTCGTCTTACCTTTATCGCGCCTATCATGCGTTTCCTCCGCTGACCAACTCTGCGGGTGAACCGACCGGTGCGATGTACGGTGTGCTTAACATGTTGCGCAGTTTATTGCTGCAATACACACCAAGCCATGTCGCTGTGGTTTTTGACGCGAAAGGCAAAACCTTCCGTGACGAACTTTTCGAACAGTATAAATCTCACCGTCCTCCGATGCCGGATGACCTGCGCTCTCAAATTGAGCCTCTTCACCAAATGGTCAAAGCAATGGGGTTGCCTTTGCTGGTGGTCTCTGGTGTAGAAGCGGACGACGTAATCGGTACGCTGGCACTCGAAGCTGAACTGGCGGGTCATGCTGTTCTGATCAGCACCGGTGATAAAGATATGGCGCAGCTCGTGACACCGGGCGTGACATTAATTAATACGATGAACAACGCGATTCTGGGGCCAGATGAAGTTGTCGAGAAGTACGGTGTTCCGCCTTCGCTGATCATCGATTTCCTCGCCCTGATGGGTGACTCCTCGGACAATATTCCAGGCGTGCCGGGCGTGGGGGAGAAAACCGCACAAGCCTTGTTACAAGGCATTGGTGGTCTTGATGCGTTGTATGCCGATCTTGATAAAGTATCGACACTCAGTTTCCGCGGCGCCAAAACCATGGCCGCCAAACTCGCTGATAATAAAGACGTCGCCTATCTCTCTTACCAGCTGGCGACCATTAAAACTGACGTGAAGCTGGATTTAACCTGTGCAGAGCTGACGGTTTCTGAACCTGATGCTGATGAACTGCACAAGCTTTTTGGTCGCTATGAATTCAAACGCTGGCTGGCTGATGTTGAATCCGGTACCTGGCTGAGCGGTAAAAAATCAGCAGGTAAAGCGCCGGCAGCAGCGAAGAAAAGCGCACAGGCTGAAGACACAACTTCAGCAGCAGTGATCGAACCTAACCAGCTTTCTCAGGACGGTTACGTCACCATTTTGGATCAGGCGACGCTGGATGAATGGATCGGTTATCTGAAAGGCTCTGAGGTGTTTGCATTCGATACAGAAACGGATGGTCTGGATACGCTGACCGCCAATCTGATTGGCTTATCTTTTGCTACAGAAGCAGGTAAAGCAGCCTATTTACCGGTTGCTCATGATTATCTGGATGCGCCGGTACAGTTGGATCGTGATGAAGTATTGAAACAGCTCAAGCCGATACTCGAAGATGAAAAGCAGCTGAAAGTGGGTCAGAACCTGAAATTCGACCGCGGCGTGTTACTGCGTTATGACATCGAATTAAAAGGCATTGCCTTTGATACCATGCTCGAGTCCTATGTGCTCGACAGCGTATCTGGCCGCCATGATATGGACAGCCTGGCCGATCGCTATCTCGGCCATAAGACCGTCAGTTTTGAAGAGATCGCAGGTAAAGGCAAGAACCAACTGACCTTCAACCAAATCGCGCTGGAGCAAGCGGCGCCTTATGCGGCGGAAGATGCTGATGTAACATTGCAATTGCATCAGGCACTGTGGCCTCGGATTGCGGAAAGCGAATCCCTGAAGACTGTTTTCACGGATATCGAAATGCCGCTGGTACCTGTGCTGTCTCATATCGAGCGCACTGGCGTTCTGATTGATCAGAATATCCTCGCCGCCCACTCAAAAGAACTGGCTATCCGTCTGAATGAGCTGGAAAACAAGGCACATGAACTGGCAGAAGAACCTTTCAACCTGTCTTCGACCAAACAATTGCAGGCCATTCTGTATGAAAAACAGAAATTACCGATTCTGAAGAAAACGCCGGGTGGCGCGCCATCGACTAATGAAGAAGTTCTGGCTGAGCTGGCTCTGGATTACCCGCTGCCAAAAGTCATTCTTGAATATCGTGGTCTGGCAAAACTGAAATCGACCTATACCGATAAACTGCCATTGATGATCAATCCGCAGTCCGGACGTGTGCACACGTCTTATCATCAGGCAGTGACTGCCACCGGGCGTCTATCTTCCAGTGATCCAAACCTGCAAAATATTCCGGTGCGTAATGACGAAGGTCGCCGCATCCGTCAGGCGTTTATCGCGCCGAAAGACTACATTATTCTCGCTGCCGACTACTCGCAGATTGAACTGCGTATCATGGCGCATTTATCTAAGGATGAAGGTTTGCTGAAAGCGTTCGCCGAGGGGAAAGATATCCACCGCGCGACTGCCGCAGAAGTCTTCGGTACGCCGCTGGAGAAAGTATCCGGTGAGCAACGCCGCAGTGCGAAAGCGATTAACTTCGGCCTGATTTATGGCATGAGCGCCTTTGGTCTGTCGCGCCAGCTAAATATTCCGCGCAAAGAATCCCAGCGTTATATGGATTTGTACTTTGAGCGCTATCCGGGCGTGCTGGAATACATGGAACGCACCCGCACTCAGGCGTCTGAGCAGGGTTACGTTGAAACGCTGGATGGTCGCCGTCTGTATCTGCCAGACATTAAGTCCAGTAACGCCATGCGCCGTAAAGGTGCGGAGCGTGCAGCGATCAACGCCCCGATGCAAGGAACGGCTGCGGATATTATCAAGCGTGCGATGATAAGCGTCGCTGACTGGCTGAAACAACCGGATGCGCCGCGTGCTCGCATTATCATGCAAGTACACGATGAACTGGTGTTTGAAGTGCATAAAGATGATGTGGAAGTGGCAAGCGAAAAAATCCGTAATCTTATGGAAGCAAGCATGACGCTGGCCGTTCCACTGAAAGTAGATGTGGGCACTGGCGAAAACTGGGATCAGGCTCACTAA
- the hemN gene encoding oxygen-independent coproporphyrinogen III oxidase, with protein sequence MSEQTTVWDLALIQKYNYSGPRYTSYPTALEFSERYDNTAFENAAARYPARSLSLYVHIPFCHKLCYFCGCNKLVTRQQHKAEEYLNVLEKEISHRAPLFKGRQVSQLHWGGGTPTYLDKAQISRLMGLLRAHFDILPDAEMSLEVDPREIELDVLDHLRSEGFNRLSMGVQDFNKEVQLLVNREQDEDFIFALIARARALGFNSTNIDLIYGLPKQTAESFAYTLQRVAELNPDRLSVFNYAHMPKLFAAQRKIKDADLPGAEEKLKILQETIASLTGFGYRFIGMDHFARPEDELAIAQREGKLHRNFQGYTTQGDSDLLGMGVSAISMLGDTYAQNEKDIKTYYAHVEEQGHALWRGLEMTNDDCLRRDVIKSLICHFELNFADIEQRYDIRFTDYFADDLALLKPLAEDGLVEVSGTHIQVTPRGRLLIRNICMCFDIYLRRQVRQQQFSRVI encoded by the coding sequence ATGTCAGAACAGACTACCGTCTGGGATTTAGCGCTGATCCAGAAATACAATTATTCGGGTCCGCGATACACATCCTATCCAACAGCACTTGAGTTCAGTGAACGCTACGATAATACCGCTTTCGAAAATGCGGCTGCCCGTTATCCGGCACGCTCGCTCTCATTGTACGTGCACATTCCTTTCTGCCATAAGCTCTGCTACTTCTGCGGCTGCAATAAACTGGTGACCCGCCAGCAGCATAAAGCCGAAGAATATCTCAACGTGCTTGAAAAAGAGATCAGTCACCGTGCACCGCTCTTTAAAGGTCGTCAGGTCAGTCAGCTGCATTGGGGCGGTGGTACTCCGACTTACCTCGATAAAGCGCAGATAAGCCGTTTGATGGGCCTTCTGCGGGCACACTTTGATATCCTGCCCGACGCGGAAATGTCACTGGAGGTAGATCCACGTGAAATTGAGCTTGATGTGCTTGACCATCTGCGCAGCGAAGGCTTTAACCGCCTGAGTATGGGGGTCCAGGATTTCAACAAAGAAGTGCAGCTTCTGGTTAACCGTGAGCAGGATGAAGATTTCATCTTTGCCCTCATTGCACGCGCCCGGGCGCTGGGTTTCAACTCGACTAATATCGATCTGATTTACGGTCTGCCGAAACAAACGGCAGAAAGTTTTGCTTACACGCTGCAGCGTGTGGCAGAGCTCAACCCTGATCGTCTGAGTGTGTTCAATTATGCGCACATGCCAAAATTGTTCGCCGCTCAGCGCAAAATCAAAGATGCTGATTTGCCTGGCGCGGAAGAGAAATTGAAAATTTTGCAGGAAACCATCGCTTCACTGACCGGTTTCGGCTATCGCTTTATCGGGATGGATCACTTTGCTCGCCCTGAAGACGAACTGGCGATTGCCCAGCGCGAAGGAAAATTGCACCGCAATTTCCAGGGCTACACCACACAGGGCGACAGTGATTTGCTGGGAATGGGCGTTTCGGCCATCAGCATGCTCGGCGATACCTACGCGCAGAACGAAAAAGATATCAAAACCTATTACGCTCATGTGGAAGAGCAGGGACATGCCTTATGGCGGGGTCTGGAAATGACGAATGATGACTGCCTTCGTCGTGATGTCATTAAATCTCTGATCTGCCATTTTGAGTTGAATTTTGCTGATATCGAACAGCGTTACGACATTCGTTTTACCGATTATTTTGCTGATGATCTGGCACTGCTGAAGCCGCTGGCTGAAGACGGGCTGGTTGAGGTGAGTGGCACACATATTCAGGTGAC
- a CDS encoding spot 42 RNA, inhibition of DNA synthesis, with protein sequence MFYLSDLLLHVIGFG encoded by the coding sequence ATGTTCTATCTTTCAGACCTTTTACTTCACGTAATCGGATTTGGCTGA